A region of Saimiri boliviensis isolate mSaiBol1 chromosome 10, mSaiBol1.pri, whole genome shotgun sequence DNA encodes the following proteins:
- the LOC120365401 gene encoding LOW QUALITY PROTEIN: tetratricopeptide repeat protein 14-like (The sequence of the model RefSeq protein was modified relative to this genomic sequence to represent the inferred CDS: inserted 4 bases in 3 codons), which translates to MDRDLLRQSLNCHGSSLLSLLRSEQQDNPHFRSLLGSAAEPARGPPAQQASQGXEKRVDNIEIQKFISKKADLLFAVSWKSDAPATCEINEDSEDHYAVMPPLEQFMEIPSVDRRELFFRDIERGDIVIGRISSIREFGIFMVLICLGSGIMRDISHLEITALCPLRDVPSHSNHGDPLSYYQTGDIIRAGIKDIDRYHEKLAVSLYSSSLPPHLSGIKLGVISSEELPLYYRRSVELNSNSLESYESIMQNSLGFVNPGVVEFLLEKLGIDESNPPSLMRGLQSKNFSEDDFASALRKXSASWALKCVKIGVDYFKVGRHVDAMNEYNKALEIDKQNVEALVARGALYATKGSLNKAIEDFELALENCPTHRNARKYLCQTLVERGGQLEEEEKFLNAESYYKKALALDESFKDAEDALQKLHKYMQKSLELREKQAEKEEKQKTKKIETSAEKLRKLLXEKRLKKKRRKSTSSSSSVSSADESVSSSTSSSSSGHKRHKKHKRNHSESSRSSRRHSSRASSTQIDQNRKDECYPVPANTSASFLSHKQEVEKLLGKQARLQCEKTQIKEKDRCPLSSSSLEIPDDFGGRSEDPRGFYNSYKTQAGSSKTEKPYKSERHFSSRRNSSDFFCRNSEDKIYGYRRFEKDIEGRKEHYRRWEPGSVRHSTSPASSYSSWKSGEKYRKHTPSGSRDFSRHEQRYRLNASQGEDDREDNCGQDGRTEVPEEAAFSSKGHSEGSVKKNLPQPGAVAQACNPSALGG; encoded by the exons ATGGACCGTGACCTTCTGCGGCAGTCACTGAATTGCCACGGGTCGTCTTTGCTCTCGTTGCTGCGGAGCGAGCAGCAGGACAACCCGCACTTCCGGAGCCTCCTGGGGTCGGCCGCTGAGCCAGCCCGGGGCCCGCCGGCGCAGCAGGCGTcgcagg aagagaagagagttGACAACATTGAGATACAGAAATTCATCTCCAAAAAAGCGGATCTGCTTTTTGCCGTCTCCTGGAAATCAGATGCACCTGCAACTTGTGAAATTAACGAAGACAGTGAAGATCACTATGCAGTCATGCCACCTTTAGAGCAATTCATGGAGATACCTAGTGTGGACCGGAGAGAGCTGTTTTTCCGAGATATTGAGCGTGGTGATATAGTGATTGGAAGAATTAGTTCCATTCGGGAATTCGGTATTTTCATGGTGTTGATCTGTTTAGGAAGTGGTATCATGAGAGATATATCCCACTTAGAAATCACAGCTCTTTGTCCCTTAAGAGATGTGc cTTCTCACAGTAACCATGGGGATCCTTTATCATATTACCAAACTGGTGACATCATTCGAGCTGGAATCAAGGATATTGACAGATACCATGAAAAGCTAGCAGTATCTCTGTATAGCTCTTCTCTCCCACCACACCTATCTGGTATTAAATTAGGCGTAATTAGCTCTGAAGAGCTTCCTTTGTACTACAGGAGAAGTGTTGAACTAAATAGCAATTCTTTGGAGTCCTATGAAAGTATCATGCAGAATTCCTTGGGATTTGTTAATCCAGGAGTAGTTGAATTCCTTCTAGAAAAACTAGGAATAGATGAATCAAATCCACCATCTTTAATGAGAGGCCTACAAAGCAAAAATTTCTCTGAAGATGATTTTGCTTCTGCATTGAGAA AATCTGCATCTTGGGCTTTAAAATGTGTGAAGATTGGAGTTGATTATTTTAAAGTTGGACGCCATGTGGATGCCATGAATGAATACAACAAAGCTCTGGaaatagacaaacaaaatgtggaagCTTTAGTAGCCCGTGGAGCATTATATGCAACAAAAGGAAGTCTGAACAAAGCAATAGAAGATTTTGAGCTTGCATTGGAAAACTGTCCAACTCACAGAAATGCTAGAAAATACCTCTGCCAGACACTTGTAGAGAGAGGAGGGCagttagaagaagaagaaaagtttttaaatgccGAAAGTTACTATAAGAAAGCTTTGGCTTTGGATGAGAGTTTTAAAGATGCAGAGGATGCTTTGCAGAAGCTTCATAAATATATGCAGAAATCTTTggaattaagagaaaaacaagctgaaaaggaagaaaagcagaaaacaaagaaaatagaaacaagtgCAGAAAAATTGCGTAAGCTCTT AGAGAagaggctaaagaagaaaagaagaaaatcaacttcttcctcttcaagtgtttcttctgctGATGAGTCAGTGTCTTCATCAACATCCTCTTCGTCTTCTGGTCACAAAAGGCATAAGAAACATAAGAGGAACCATTCAGAGTCTTCTCGAAGTTCCAGAAGGCATTCATCTAGGGCATCCTCAACTCAGATAGATCAGAATAGGAAAGATGAGTGCTACCCAGTTCCAGCTAATACTTCAGCGTCGTTTCTTAGCCATAAACAAGAAGTGGAGAAACTCCTGGGAAAGCAGGCTAGGTTGCAGTGTGAAAAGACACAGATCAAAGAGAAAGATAGATGCCCTCTCTCTTCATCTTCACTTGAAATACCGGATGATTTTGGAGGTAGGTCTGAAGATCCAAGAGGTTTTTATAATAGCTATAAAACCCAAGCAGGTAGTAGCAAAACAGAAAAGCCATATAAATCAGAAAGACATTTTTCTAGTAGAAGAAATTCCTCAGATTTTTTCTGTAGGAATTCAGAGGACAAGATATATGGTTACAGGAGATTTGAAAAGGAtatagaaggaagaaaggagcacTATAGAAGGTGGGAACCAGGTTCTGTGAGGCATTCTACCTCACCGGCAAGCTCATACTCCTCTTGGAAGTCAGGTGAGAAATACAGAAAGCATACTCCCTCTGGATCACGTGATTTCAGTAGACATGAGCAAAGATACCGGTTAAATGCAAGTCAGGGAGAGGATGACAGAGAGGACAATTGTGGGCAGGACGGCAGAACAGAGGTTCCAGAGGAAGCTGCGTTCAGTAGCAAAGGACACTCAGAAGgcagtgttaaaaaaaatttacctcagccgggcgcggtggctcaagcctgtaatcccagcgctttgggaggctga